A single region of the Bacillota bacterium genome encodes:
- a CDS encoding phosphotransacetylase family protein, translating to MKSLYLLGTDPGCGKTALAVGLAQKLRDGGFSVGYFKPVGSVPTGYRRVDEDASLMATLLTMGIPPERLTLVSSGPYYMTRYEDPGALLEEIKEAHRQASEGRDVVLIEGPGTPHLMLTLGLDAVSLAGHLGAQAILVSRVENDFSVDRTLLFAHYVEGRGVPLLGVVFNNVPRPLLDKTRGVYAPLIERKGVRVLGVLPCRPEISAPTVREFVDVLGGEVLVGEDRLGNLVEEIMIGAMTLESALGYLRRAPRKALITGGDRTDMCMAALETDTAVLVLTGGLFPNVNVLTRAAERGVPVMLVHYDTYTTVQKLQEVARKIKPEDVEALSLCRQLVDEGIAWQAILGALRT from the coding sequence ATGAAGAGCCTGTACCTGTTGGGGACGGATCCCGGGTGTGGCAAGACCGCGCTGGCCGTGGGACTGGCCCAGAAGCTGAGGGATGGGGGATTCTCCGTGGGCTACTTCAAGCCGGTGGGGAGTGTGCCCACGGGGTACAGGCGCGTCGACGAGGATGCCTCTCTCATGGCGACCCTGCTTACCATGGGTATCCCCCCCGAGAGGTTAACTCTGGTTTCGTCGGGGCCTTACTACATGACCCGCTACGAAGACCCCGGTGCGCTGCTGGAAGAGATCAAGGAGGCGCACCGGCAGGCCTCTGAGGGGCGGGATGTTGTGCTCATCGAGGGCCCGGGTACGCCCCACCTCATGCTCACGCTGGGGCTGGATGCCGTCTCTCTGGCGGGTCACCTGGGTGCCCAGGCCATCCTGGTGAGTCGCGTCGAGAACGACTTCAGCGTGGATCGGACCCTTCTCTTTGCCCATTACGTGGAGGGGCGGGGTGTACCTCTCCTGGGAGTTGTTTTCAACAACGTGCCCCGTCCGCTTTTGGACAAGACCCGGGGAGTGTACGCTCCCCTGATCGAGCGAAAGGGAGTGCGGGTGCTGGGTGTTCTCCCCTGCCGGCCCGAAATCTCGGCGCCCACCGTTCGGGAGTTCGTTGATGTCCTGGGCGGAGAGGTCCTGGTGGGAGAAGACCGCCTGGGGAACCTGGTGGAAGAGATCATGATCGGGGCTATGACACTGGAGAGTGCCCTGGGGTATCTGCGCCGGGCCCCGCGCAAGGCTCTTATCACGGGCGGTGACCGCACCGACATGTGCATGGCTGCCCTGGAGACCGACACCGCCGTCCTCGTCCTTACGGGCGGGCTGTTCCCCAACGTGAACGTGCTGACCCGCGCAGCGGAACGAGGCGTTCCCGTGATGCTGGTCCATTACGACACCTACACCACGGTGCAGAAGTTGCAGGAGGTGGCCCGCAAGATAAAGCCCGAAGACGTGGAGGCCCTCTCCCTCTGCCGGCAACTGGTGGATGAAGGTATCGCCTGGCAGGCCATCCTCGGCGCCCTCCGCACCTGA